From Armatimonadota bacterium, a single genomic window includes:
- the hsp20 gene encoding archaeal heat shock protein Hsp20, which produces MRKSVRPPMGSDQREPAEVDLGFGVGGIFKGLGNFIELLSEMAEEGSQEVTRTGEVKGPGRTRAMYGFTVKLGAGGVPQVERFGTVREPKMGAAVEEVREPVVDVFDEGSEVVVIAEMPGVEESDIQFEIKQDILLLSARHEERKYSKEVLLPCGVLADTAKASYANGILELRVTKASAAG; this is translated from the coding sequence ATGAGGAAGAGCGTGCGACCACCGATGGGGAGCGACCAGCGGGAGCCGGCGGAGGTTGACTTGGGGTTCGGCGTCGGCGGCATCTTCAAGGGCTTGGGCAATTTCATCGAGCTGCTCAGCGAGATGGCCGAGGAAGGCAGCCAGGAAGTCACCCGCACCGGGGAAGTGAAGGGGCCGGGCCGAACCCGGGCGATGTACGGGTTCACCGTCAAGCTGGGCGCCGGAGGCGTGCCTCAGGTGGAGCGATTCGGCACTGTCCGCGAACCGAAGATGGGCGCCGCCGTGGAGGAGGTGAGGGAACCGGTGGTTGACGTATTCGACGAGGGCAGCGAGGTGGTGGTGATCGCGGAGATGCCCGGGGTGGAGGAGAGCGACATCCAGTTCGAGATCAAGCAGGATATCTTGCTTCTCTCCGCGCGCCATGAGGAACGCAAATACAGCAAGGAAGTGCTGCTGCCGTGCGGCGTGCTCGCCGACACGGCCAAAGCATCCTATGCCAACGGTATCCTCGAGCTGAGGGTGACCAAGGCGTCGGCGGCGGGATAG